From the genome of Shewanella sp. Choline-02u-19, one region includes:
- a CDS encoding tRNA-uridine aminocarboxypropyltransferase: protein MSRPNCPSCHYPLKACLCASIKKMQVKTELIILQDPTEVGHAKNSVRLLELVIPQTQVVVGETAEDFALLREQLALANKPIYLVYPSTASQSVADIVIDTDVILILLDGTWRKAYKLLQLNPWLQAFPALHLDLDCASNYTIRKASRSDSVSTLEASAMMLKVIEPQQDVTPLTDALAALVEQRLASMPADVRARYQENK, encoded by the coding sequence TTGTCTCGTCCTAACTGCCCTTCGTGCCACTATCCACTAAAAGCCTGTTTGTGCGCCAGCATAAAAAAAATGCAGGTTAAAACTGAGCTGATCATTTTGCAAGATCCTACTGAAGTGGGTCACGCTAAAAATAGTGTGCGGCTGTTGGAGTTAGTTATTCCTCAGACGCAAGTTGTGGTCGGTGAAACCGCAGAGGACTTTGCTCTGCTACGTGAGCAATTGGCTTTGGCCAATAAACCGATATATTTGGTGTACCCATCAACGGCAAGTCAGTCAGTGGCTGATATCGTCATTGATACGGATGTGATTCTAATCTTGCTCGATGGTACCTGGCGCAAGGCATATAAATTATTGCAATTGAATCCATGGTTACAGGCTTTTCCGGCTTTGCATCTTGATTTAGATTGCGCTTCTAACTACACGATTCGTAAAGCCAGCCGCAGTGATAGCGTGTCAACATTGGAAGCGAGTGCGATGATGCTAAAGGTGATAGAGCCTCAACAAGATGTGACACCACTAACCGATGCGTTAGCGGCTTTAGTCGAACAGAGGTTAGCGTCAATGCCGGCTGATGTGCGCGCACGATACCAAGAAAATAAATAG
- a CDS encoding M16 family metallopeptidase, with product MKRYTKALLVSVGMLLTAPAAQATEAKDIQSFTLDNGMKIMVLEDSSIPNANMYLFWKVGSRNEVPGITGISHFFEHMMFNGAKKYGPKMFDRTMEAAGGANNAYTTENLTVYTDWFPATAIETIFELEADRIENLDISADMVESERGVVASERLTGLENSNWRNLQEELKGAAFRAHPYSWSVIGHESDIAAWTLDDLVQYHKTYYAPNNAVVVIAGDVKLADVKRLADQYLAPIPAQAPPREVKTVEPLQKGERRVYVQKASVSTPNVMLGYHVPSTSNADYYALDLLSSILTTGNSSRMYQGLVDKQVAIEVETYMPMSFDANLFYVMGVANPGVTATELEKGMIAEINRVAREGVTENELEKVKNIKLMGFYQAMETINGKANTIGTYELFFGSYDKLFNAPQAYNKVTPADIQRVAQTYLKRSNRTVAVLAAIEETDE from the coding sequence ATGAAGCGCTATACAAAGGCATTGTTAGTGTCTGTGGGTATGCTATTGACAGCACCTGCAGCTCAGGCAACAGAAGCCAAAGATATTCAAAGTTTCACGCTGGATAACGGCATGAAAATAATGGTGTTGGAAGACAGTTCAATCCCTAACGCCAACATGTACCTTTTTTGGAAGGTCGGATCTCGAAACGAGGTACCGGGCATTACCGGTATATCGCATTTCTTTGAGCATATGATGTTCAATGGCGCGAAAAAGTACGGCCCGAAAATGTTTGACCGCACCATGGAGGCGGCAGGTGGAGCAAACAATGCTTATACCACCGAGAATCTAACGGTGTATACCGATTGGTTCCCCGCCACTGCGATTGAAACCATTTTTGAGTTGGAAGCAGATCGTATCGAGAACCTCGATATTAGTGCCGACATGGTTGAAAGCGAGCGAGGCGTTGTTGCCTCAGAGCGATTAACCGGGCTCGAAAACTCTAATTGGCGTAACTTGCAAGAGGAGCTTAAAGGCGCTGCCTTTAGAGCGCATCCATATAGTTGGTCGGTGATTGGTCATGAGTCCGATATTGCCGCTTGGACTTTAGATGATTTAGTTCAATACCATAAAACATACTATGCACCGAATAACGCAGTCGTGGTTATTGCGGGTGATGTGAAATTGGCTGACGTTAAACGTCTTGCGGATCAATACTTAGCGCCTATTCCTGCACAAGCCCCGCCAAGAGAAGTTAAAACGGTGGAACCGCTGCAAAAGGGTGAACGTCGCGTCTATGTTCAAAAAGCTTCGGTGAGTACACCCAATGTGATGTTGGGCTATCACGTGCCTTCGACTTCAAATGCTGATTATTACGCACTGGATCTGTTGTCTTCTATTTTAACGACCGGTAATAGCTCACGCATGTATCAAGGCTTGGTCGATAAGCAAGTCGCGATTGAAGTTGAAACCTACATGCCAATGTCTTTCGATGCCAACCTATTTTATGTGATGGGCGTCGCCAATCCTGGCGTGACAGCAACTGAACTTGAAAAAGGCATGATTGCTGAGATCAATCGCGTTGCGCGTGAAGGTGTGACTGAAAATGAGCTTGAGAAGGTTAAAAACATTAAGTTAATGGGCTTTTATCAAGCGATGGAAACCATCAATGGTAAGGCTAATACAATAGGGACGTATGAACTGTTTTTTGGTAGCTACGATAAGCTGTTCAATGCACCGCAAGCCTATAACAAGGTAACGCCTGCTGATATTCAACGTGTGGCGCAAACTTACCTTAAACGTTCGAATAGAACCGTTGCTGTGCTGGCTGCTATTGAGGAGACTGACGAATGA
- a CDS encoding LysR substrate-binding domain-containing protein, translating into MKLENLARIDLNLLVILQILLEEQSVTRAANRLHLSQSALSKSLNRLRDTLGDPLFLRTAHGLRPTAHAVQLGKLLPQSLQSLYQLTLPPSFEPGSSTRQFSFSMVESAYETLIPYFIGPLLTKAPNLKLDSYVWTENSTLAIQQGQIDFGISGRDLHPQSAFKIDRLPDGIAHQTLFTDKQVCLVRQDHPLLATIATGLWDLNIYLEMSHVQVRCEGNDWWALDYHLADLGHHRRISTTVPDFYGAASICAHSDLIFTLPASFAQHAKKLYPLAELPLPFEFMPLAYVLLWHQRNDDDPGHQWVKNVICQSVATAFDSPDLKHFLKTEQD; encoded by the coding sequence GTGAAATTAGAGAATTTGGCACGTATCGACTTAAACCTACTCGTCATTCTACAAATACTATTGGAGGAGCAAAGTGTTACCCGAGCTGCAAATCGCTTACATCTAAGTCAGTCAGCATTGAGTAAGAGCCTTAATCGTTTGAGAGATACCTTAGGCGATCCACTTTTTTTACGCACGGCACATGGCTTAAGGCCTACCGCCCATGCTGTACAACTTGGAAAATTGCTGCCTCAAAGCTTACAGAGCTTATATCAACTGACTTTACCCCCCAGTTTTGAGCCCGGTAGCAGTACTCGGCAGTTTTCATTTTCTATGGTGGAGAGTGCATATGAAACACTGATCCCCTACTTTATCGGCCCTTTGCTGACCAAGGCACCCAATCTTAAATTAGACAGCTATGTTTGGACGGAAAACTCGACCCTAGCGATTCAGCAAGGTCAGATAGATTTCGGTATTTCAGGGCGTGATCTTCACCCACAGTCCGCTTTTAAAATTGATCGCCTGCCCGATGGCATTGCACACCAGACCCTATTTACCGATAAGCAAGTTTGCTTAGTGAGGCAAGATCACCCCTTGCTGGCTACGATAGCAACCGGCCTCTGGGATCTAAATATCTATTTAGAGATGTCTCATGTACAGGTGCGCTGTGAAGGCAATGATTGGTGGGCATTAGATTATCATCTGGCAGATCTAGGGCACCATCGCCGGATCAGTACCACTGTGCCTGACTTTTATGGCGCTGCGAGTATCTGCGCCCATAGTGATTTGATATTTACCCTTCCCGCGAGTTTTGCCCAACATGCAAAGAAATTGTACCCGCTAGCGGAACTCCCACTGCCTTTCGAATTCATGCCACTAGCCTATGTATTGCTTTGGCACCAAAGAAACGATGATGACCCAGGGCATCAGTGGGTAAAAAATGTTATTTGTCAAAGTGTTGCAACCGCTTTCGATTCACCAGACTTAAAACACTTTTTGAAAACAGAACAAGATTAA
- a CDS encoding M16 family metallopeptidase, which yields MTIASVMALTGCAATDMKATTVDTGSFSMPAYQQMTLDNGLTIYLMPQTEVPLITVNATIRAGAVNDTTSGVAQVTAASLMLGAAGKTKLEIEQEIDFLGASLSSGAGKEGSYLSADFMAKDADIMLPLIQSILLSPDFDATEFDKLRQRDIAGLGQSKESPRAVISRYYDKLIFADHPYGNATSGNSRSLAELNVSQLRAFHKSYYQPSNTAISVVGDFDATAMKAKLQQLFAKWQDTETVTRLNLKQGLPQLDSSNVLLVDKGDAVETTFLVGGMGISRDNPDFVGLTVVNTILGGRFTSWLNDELRVNAGLTYGARSGFSAYSAAGTFRISTFTKTATTKETIDLALKTYNRLWEQGLDQATLDSAKAYVKGQFPPKYETSGQLAGLMSDMYLYGFDDTFINEFQAKVDGLTLQESKRLIDTYFPKDNLQFVIIGNAAKIAPIAKQYGTVKQVDIKDVGFGG from the coding sequence ATGACCATTGCAAGTGTTATGGCACTTACAGGTTGCGCAGCAACAGACATGAAAGCCACCACTGTAGATACTGGCAGTTTTAGTATGCCTGCCTATCAGCAAATGACGCTTGATAATGGTCTGACTATCTATCTTATGCCGCAAACTGAAGTGCCGTTAATCACTGTGAATGCGACTATCCGTGCTGGTGCGGTGAACGACACTACATCGGGCGTCGCGCAGGTTACAGCAGCGAGTTTGATGTTGGGCGCTGCTGGTAAAACGAAGCTGGAAATAGAACAAGAGATCGACTTCTTAGGCGCTAGCCTTTCAAGTGGTGCGGGTAAAGAGGGCAGCTATCTCAGTGCTGACTTTATGGCAAAAGATGCTGATATCATGCTGCCTTTGATCCAAAGTATCCTGTTATCACCAGATTTTGACGCGACAGAGTTTGATAAGCTGCGTCAAAGAGATATCGCCGGATTAGGGCAATCTAAAGAGAGTCCTCGCGCTGTAATCAGCCGTTATTACGACAAATTAATTTTTGCTGACCACCCTTATGGTAATGCCACGTCAGGTAACAGTCGTTCGCTAGCAGAGCTTAATGTGTCACAGTTGCGTGCTTTTCATAAGAGTTACTACCAGCCATCAAATACCGCCATTAGCGTCGTGGGGGATTTTGATGCAACGGCAATGAAAGCTAAATTGCAGCAGTTATTCGCTAAGTGGCAGGATACTGAGACAGTCACTCGTTTAAACCTAAAGCAGGGCTTACCGCAGCTTGATTCAAGCAATGTGTTGTTAGTCGATAAAGGCGATGCTGTTGAAACGACTTTCTTGGTGGGCGGTATGGGCATCAGTCGTGATAATCCTGATTTTGTTGGTTTAACCGTAGTCAATACCATATTAGGTGGCCGTTTTACTTCATGGCTAAATGATGAATTAAGGGTCAATGCAGGGTTAACCTATGGTGCTCGTTCAGGCTTTAGCGCTTATTCTGCGGCGGGGACCTTTAGAATTAGTACCTTCACTAAGACGGCGACGACTAAAGAAACCATCGATTTGGCTTTGAAAACCTATAACCGCTTATGGGAGCAAGGGCTAGATCAAGCCACGTTAGATTCGGCTAAGGCTTACGTTAAAGGGCAATTTCCGCCTAAGTATGAGACCAGTGGCCAGTTAGCTGGGCTAATGTCGGATATGTATCTTTATGGTTTCGATGATACGTTTATCAATGAATTTCAGGCAAAGGTCGATGGCTTAACGTTGCAAGAGTCAAAACGTTTAATCGATACTTACTTCCCTAAAGATAACTTACAGTTTGTTATTATTGGCAATGCCGCCAAGATAGCGCCTATTGCTAAGCAATATGGCACGGTAAAGCAGGTTGATATTAAAGATGTTGGTTTTGGTGGTTAA
- a CDS encoding eCIS core domain-containing protein: MINRMSRVIGYAVLVSGLLLSGIVQAKAPYSIAFLNKTEAALVLTQNDDFIQRVSQFDIDARMKQPNAQSKSDYLAFVAQQTMDWNEQEQSVLTKAFDSISAKLVDLNIHLPEPIQFIKTTGLEEGGAAYTRGQAIILQARQVANEEELPRLLAHELLHVYSRFNPKVKQQLYRAIGYHYIGDIDFPSKLAQQKITNPDAPVNDFAIRVNYKEQPVWVVPILFADVAQYDLERGGEFFDYLTFEFVIVGRDTEASKSTYDAAAVEIVAVPELKGFFSQVGRNTNYIIHPEEIIADNFALLVIEETELKSPKILFEIEQVFKQN, from the coding sequence ATGATAAATCGAATGTCACGTGTTATTGGTTACGCAGTATTGGTCTCTGGGCTGCTATTAAGTGGCATTGTGCAGGCAAAGGCGCCTTATTCAATTGCATTTCTCAATAAAACTGAAGCTGCACTGGTGCTGACCCAAAATGATGATTTCATTCAGCGTGTGAGTCAGTTTGATATCGACGCCAGAATGAAGCAGCCCAATGCGCAGTCAAAAAGTGATTACCTTGCTTTTGTCGCGCAGCAGACAATGGATTGGAATGAGCAAGAGCAGTCAGTGCTCACTAAGGCATTTGACAGTATTAGCGCTAAGCTAGTGGATTTAAATATTCATTTACCTGAACCGATTCAGTTTATTAAGACCACAGGATTAGAGGAGGGCGGTGCCGCTTACACTCGTGGGCAAGCGATAATTTTACAGGCTCGCCAAGTGGCTAATGAAGAAGAGCTTCCACGGTTATTAGCGCATGAACTGTTGCATGTTTATTCTCGATTTAACCCCAAAGTTAAACAGCAATTGTATCGCGCGATTGGTTACCACTATATTGGTGATATTGATTTTCCGAGCAAGCTTGCACAGCAAAAAATCACTAACCCCGACGCACCGGTCAATGACTTTGCAATACGAGTTAACTATAAAGAGCAGCCAGTGTGGGTTGTTCCCATTTTATTTGCTGACGTTGCGCAATATGATCTTGAAAGGGGCGGTGAGTTCTTTGATTATCTAACCTTTGAATTTGTCATTGTTGGCCGGGATACTGAAGCTAGCAAAAGCACTTATGATGCCGCTGCAGTTGAAATAGTTGCAGTGCCTGAGCTAAAGGGCTTCTTTAGCCAAGTGGGTCGTAATACCAATTATATTATTCACCCCGAAGAGATTATTGCCGACAATTTTGCTTTATTGGTTATTGAAGAAACCGAATTGAAATCACCAAAAATCTTGTTCGAAATTGAACAGGTCTTTAAGCAAAACTAA
- the zapD gene encoding cell division protein ZapD, translated as MTDLIYEQPLNEKIRRYLRLEYLAEQLQANLDHDHQHRCFYPLFSLCELTERCDYRGEVLKDLDRQLFALSKWQSLPTIDNAEVETYIDKLSVAREILQVSQRTGMQLKQDRFLSALRQRFNMPGASCNFDLPQLHFWLAKPWETRQAEYQEWMSQFACLLSPIKLLLDLTRQSTEYTEHQAVAGFYQGNSDQALSLIRVKLAAEQGCYPTISGHKNRYAIHFVQFDKQKHSDQSFQFQMATCP; from the coding sequence ATGACTGATTTGATCTATGAACAACCGCTCAACGAAAAAATACGCCGCTATTTACGGTTAGAGTATTTGGCTGAACAATTGCAGGCCAACTTAGATCATGACCACCAGCACCGCTGCTTCTATCCTCTATTCTCACTATGTGAACTCACCGAGCGCTGCGATTATCGTGGTGAAGTGCTTAAAGACTTAGACAGGCAGCTTTTTGCGTTGTCTAAATGGCAATCTCTACCCACTATTGATAACGCAGAGGTCGAAACGTATATCGACAAACTCAGTGTAGCGCGAGAGATTTTACAAGTTTCGCAGCGCACCGGTATGCAGTTAAAGCAGGATCGCTTTCTTTCAGCACTTAGACAACGCTTTAACATGCCTGGTGCAAGCTGTAACTTTGACCTGCCGCAACTGCATTTTTGGCTGGCTAAACCTTGGGAAACTCGTCAGGCTGAGTATCAAGAATGGATGAGCCAGTTTGCTTGCCTTCTATCACCGATTAAGTTGCTACTCGACTTAACACGACAATCAACCGAGTATACTGAGCATCAAGCGGTGGCTGGGTTTTATCAAGGCAACAGCGACCAGGCGTTATCGCTGATCAGAGTTAAGCTCGCTGCCGAACAAGGCTGCTACCCTACGATTAGCGGTCATAAAAACCGTTATGCAATCCATTTTGTGCAGTTTGATAAACAAAAGCACTCAGATCAATCCTTTCAGTTTCAGATGGCAACCTGTCCTTAA
- a CDS encoding multidrug effflux MFS transporter — protein sequence MRRNLLPILMSMVVLSPLAIDIYLPSMPAMATEFAVSASQIQSTLVLFLFAMGTGQLLIGPLADRYGRRPVALGGIILYIASSILAAVSVEFHWLQFARVLQGLAACSTSIVVFSAVRDCFTPKESARYYSYLNGMICVIPALAPTLGGLLALQFGWRSTFVFMTLYAILILIFVGYRLPETRPKSTDSSGPLYRWARYKPVVIETHFLFYAFACMAGMAAILSYVSYAPVWLIDRLGVSELMFSGLFGLNAVVNIVACFAAPLVIKKLGNRPTVIVALWFMLASAATQVLVQVVGPQTGLAAAISFMLPMMLLCIGFALLLGPATSMALSAFGERAGTATAMLGFIQMSGASLLTAIVQQTSLPAPYAVAIIMGGLAIILLVMMAMSRFDHWHQEQYAH from the coding sequence ATGCGCCGTAATTTACTCCCTATTTTAATGTCGATGGTTGTACTCAGTCCATTGGCTATCGATATTTACCTTCCTTCTATGCCTGCTATGGCGACTGAATTTGCTGTTTCGGCGAGTCAAATACAGTCGACTTTAGTGTTGTTCCTTTTTGCTATGGGAACGGGACAATTATTAATTGGACCGTTAGCCGATAGATATGGCAGACGACCTGTCGCATTGGGCGGTATTATTCTTTACATCGCCAGCAGTATCCTTGCCGCCGTTTCCGTTGAATTTCACTGGTTGCAGTTTGCGCGTGTATTGCAGGGCTTAGCGGCTTGTTCGACCTCTATTGTGGTCTTTAGTGCGGTACGTGATTGCTTCACTCCAAAAGAGAGCGCGCGTTATTATAGCTATCTTAACGGCATGATTTGCGTTATCCCTGCATTGGCACCAACCTTGGGTGGTTTACTGGCGCTGCAATTTGGTTGGCGCTCGACCTTCGTGTTTATGACGCTCTACGCGATATTAATCCTGATCTTTGTGGGTTATCGCTTACCGGAAACACGCCCTAAAAGTACCGATAGTTCAGGGCCATTATACCGTTGGGCTCGCTATAAACCCGTAGTGATAGAGACACACTTTTTGTTCTATGCATTTGCCTGCATGGCGGGAATGGCCGCGATCTTAAGCTATGTTTCATATGCGCCGGTGTGGTTGATTGACCGATTAGGGGTATCAGAGTTGATGTTTAGTGGATTGTTCGGTTTAAATGCTGTCGTCAACATCGTCGCTTGTTTTGCTGCACCTTTAGTCATCAAAAAATTAGGTAACCGTCCCACTGTAATTGTCGCACTTTGGTTTATGTTAGCGTCTGCAGCCACTCAAGTATTGGTGCAGGTGGTTGGCCCACAAACTGGCTTAGCGGCAGCGATTAGCTTTATGTTGCCAATGATGTTGCTCTGTATTGGCTTTGCTTTATTGCTTGGCCCTGCAACCAGTATGGCGTTATCTGCATTTGGTGAGAGAGCAGGCACTGCGACGGCAATGCTCGGTTTTATTCAGATGAGCGGCGCGTCACTGCTGACTGCGATAGTGCAACAAACGAGTTTGCCTGCACCTTATGCTGTTGCCATTATTATGGGCGGATTGGCGATTATCTTGTTGGTCATGATGGCGATGTCTCGCTTTGATCATTGGCACCAAGAGCAGTATGCTCACTAA
- the mutT gene encoding 8-oxo-dGTP diphosphatase MutT has product MSKQIHVAVGVIENNAKQILLAKRHAHLHQGGKWEFPGGKVESGETTSQALIRELKEEVDLSVSSTTPMMEIHHDYGDKKVMLDIHWVTDFSGIANGVEGQEVQWVAKKDLASFEFPAANKAIVDKILATD; this is encoded by the coding sequence ATGAGTAAACAAATTCACGTCGCGGTAGGGGTGATTGAAAACAACGCCAAGCAAATTTTGTTGGCTAAACGTCACGCACACCTACATCAAGGCGGAAAATGGGAGTTTCCAGGCGGTAAGGTAGAGTCTGGTGAAACCACTTCTCAAGCGCTCATAAGAGAGCTTAAAGAGGAGGTCGACCTCAGTGTATCAAGCACCACGCCTATGATGGAGATCCATCATGATTACGGTGATAAAAAAGTCATGCTTGATATTCATTGGGTGACCGATTTTTCTGGGATTGCCAATGGCGTAGAAGGCCAAGAGGTGCAATGGGTCGCTAAGAAAGATTTAGCCTCGTTTGAGTTCCCCGCAGCCAATAAAGCGATTGTCGATAAGATCTTAGCGACAGACTAA
- a CDS encoding EAL domain-containing protein gives MQKWSELYSRLKSATPSLSDQLIQFEIADVLPALAIVQDHRFIGANPVALSYFESIEQNFIHSTPYDFSPRIQSSGRNSVEYGQQQLREAAKGKIVSFNWLYLSQQGTELPTKVTLYPFSLDDNNVVLIQFTPMDRRGKRRSHSSNGFENLPKELMSITLEDSAEAVYITDEDSHIFAVNKAMCRICGYSAEHMLGKTPSELNLEAMINDGIAPNPLKSKGSWQGEVWKYRSDGSKFPAWQSCRRIYASNTVYFVNLFSDISEKKRLEAKLTQQAMYDKLTGLPNRFHLIKILNKAINNIKQHSTMIGALMFLDLNGFKNINDSFGHATGDKVLQLVAARLETCCLDDAEIARLGGDEFTLVLPKCKNKQEIEAFSDLVLSLFDVPFEIDGQKFYLSTSIGISLFPQQSDEANQLLSMADTAMYSAKKSPNHIRFYNAAIREAAEKKLLILNDLRHAQSLGQFSLVYQQIIDLENNNLIAVEALLRWKRSNGEILEAREFIPLLEETNSMVSVGLWALEQACEQMSKWHAQYNDQLKITVNISTSQLEHPDFVSMLTKVLQQTQLPSNKLVIEIEESALIRKPTMMSAVLNELKQLNISIAIDDFGAGLFSLSRLGSLPIDCLKIDSSFAQRLHEPQGKELCKAMVQLAHTLNLCYIAEGVETEAQKDLLLMMGKGYGQGYYFGWPATAEVFASESLSLLKKA, from the coding sequence ATGCAAAAGTGGTCAGAGTTATACTCTCGTCTGAAATCTGCCACCCCTTCTCTTTCCGATCAGCTTATTCAATTTGAAATTGCTGATGTTTTACCTGCTCTGGCGATTGTACAAGACCACCGCTTTATTGGTGCCAACCCAGTCGCCCTAAGCTATTTCGAAAGCATTGAGCAAAACTTCATCCATTCCACACCCTATGATTTTTCCCCGAGGATCCAATCTTCTGGAAGAAATAGTGTCGAATATGGCCAACAACAGCTGCGTGAAGCAGCCAAAGGAAAGATCGTTTCCTTTAACTGGTTATACTTAAGTCAGCAAGGCACTGAACTCCCAACAAAAGTCACGCTTTATCCGTTTAGTCTTGATGATAATAATGTGGTATTAATCCAATTTACGCCTATGGATAGACGTGGGAAACGACGTTCACACTCAAGTAATGGCTTTGAAAATCTACCCAAAGAGTTAATGTCGATCACCTTAGAAGACAGTGCTGAAGCTGTTTATATTACTGACGAAGACAGTCACATTTTTGCGGTAAATAAGGCGATGTGCCGCATTTGCGGCTATAGCGCTGAGCACATGTTGGGTAAAACACCCAGTGAGCTTAACCTTGAGGCGATGATTAATGATGGCATTGCTCCAAATCCATTAAAAAGCAAAGGTAGCTGGCAAGGAGAGGTGTGGAAATATCGTTCCGACGGCTCAAAATTTCCTGCCTGGCAAAGTTGCAGGCGCATTTATGCTAGCAATACCGTCTATTTTGTTAACTTATTCAGCGATATCAGTGAAAAGAAGCGACTGGAAGCCAAGCTCACTCAGCAAGCAATGTACGACAAACTGACTGGCCTGCCTAATCGATTCCACCTTATTAAAATCTTGAATAAAGCCATTAATAATATCAAGCAACACAGCACAATGATTGGTGCCTTGATGTTTTTGGATCTCAATGGTTTTAAGAATATTAATGACAGTTTTGGTCATGCCACGGGTGATAAAGTCTTACAACTTGTGGCCGCAAGATTAGAAACCTGTTGTCTAGACGATGCAGAGATAGCCCGCTTAGGGGGCGATGAATTTACCTTAGTGCTGCCAAAGTGCAAAAACAAACAAGAGATAGAAGCTTTTTCAGATCTGGTACTGTCCTTGTTTGATGTCCCCTTTGAGATCGATGGTCAAAAGTTTTATTTAAGCACCAGTATCGGCATATCGTTATTTCCACAGCAAAGCGACGAGGCAAATCAATTACTCAGCATGGCTGATACAGCCATGTATTCCGCTAAGAAAAGCCCAAATCATATTCGATTCTATAATGCGGCGATCAGAGAAGCAGCAGAGAAGAAACTGCTTATACTCAATGATTTAAGGCATGCGCAAAGCCTGGGTCAATTCAGTTTGGTTTACCAACAGATTATTGACCTCGAAAACAATAATTTGATTGCTGTCGAAGCACTATTAAGATGGAAGCGCAGTAACGGCGAAATATTAGAAGCCCGTGAATTTATCCCATTACTAGAAGAAACCAACTCAATGGTGAGCGTAGGGCTATGGGCTCTAGAGCAAGCTTGCGAACAAATGAGCAAGTGGCATGCGCAGTACAATGACCAGTTGAAAATCACGGTCAATATATCCACTTCACAACTAGAACACCCAGACTTTGTGTCGATGTTAACCAAGGTTCTGCAGCAAACTCAATTACCTTCCAACAAGTTGGTGATTGAAATTGAAGAGTCAGCTTTGATCCGCAAACCCACAATGATGTCAGCAGTATTAAACGAGCTCAAACAACTTAATATCAGCATAGCCATCGACGATTTTGGCGCCGGTCTATTCTCGCTAAGTCGATTAGGCAGCTTGCCAATTGATTGTTTAAAAATCGATTCCAGTTTCGCACAGCGACTGCATGAACCTCAAGGCAAAGAGTTATGCAAAGCCATGGTGCAACTGGCTCATACATTGAATCTTTGCTATATCGCTGAAGGGGTCGAAACCGAAGCTCAAAAAGATCTATTACTGATGATGGGCAAAGGATATGGCCAAGGTTATTACTTTGGCTGGCCAGCAACGGCCGAGGTTTTTGCATCTGAGTCATTAAGCTTGCTCAAAAAAGCTTAA
- the yacG gene encoding DNA gyrase inhibitor YacG, with translation MPLTVKCPTCQAEVTWDNNAKFKPFCSDRCKLIDLGDWASEKHAIPVKPEFDPEMLDQLGYDDADFFLNDDDNKQ, from the coding sequence ATGCCTCTTACTGTAAAATGCCCGACCTGCCAAGCAGAAGTCACTTGGGACAACAATGCTAAATTTAAGCCTTTCTGCAGTGACCGCTGCAAGCTGATTGATCTCGGAGATTGGGCGTCAGAGAAGCACGCGATCCCTGTTAAGCCTGAATTTGATCCCGAGATGCTCGATCAGCTCGGCTACGATGATGCGGACTTCTTTCTCAACGACGATGACAATAAGCAATGA
- a CDS encoding class I SAM-dependent methyltransferase, producing the protein MSLCPLCQQPSLSAFHQDNVRAYQRCDNCYLVSVAAAFRLSVIDERAIYDQHQNDPDDQRYRQFLARAINPLFERVEPDAEGLDFGCGPGPTISVMAAELGLQTHNYDLYYFNDLELLSRQYDFVTMTEVIEHVADALPLLQTLDSLLKPGAILVVMTKRVISEAAFSTWHYKQDLTHINFYSIETFEWIAAKFNWTLEVIGADVVFLTKAANS; encoded by the coding sequence TTGAGTTTATGTCCTTTATGCCAACAACCAAGTTTGAGCGCATTTCATCAGGATAACGTTCGGGCGTATCAACGCTGTGACAACTGCTATTTAGTCTCGGTGGCGGCTGCGTTTAGATTGAGTGTGATAGACGAAAGAGCGATTTACGATCAACATCAGAATGATCCTGATGATCAACGCTATCGACAATTTCTTGCTCGAGCCATTAATCCGCTATTTGAGCGAGTAGAGCCTGATGCAGAAGGGTTAGATTTTGGCTGTGGTCCGGGGCCGACCATTAGTGTGATGGCTGCGGAGTTAGGGCTCCAAACTCACAATTATGACCTGTACTACTTTAACGATCTTGAGTTGCTTAGTCGCCAGTATGACTTTGTCACTATGACTGAAGTGATTGAGCATGTGGCAGATGCACTGCCATTGTTGCAAACGTTAGACTCATTGCTTAAGCCTGGCGCCATTTTAGTGGTGATGACTAAGCGTGTTATTAGTGAAGCCGCATTTTCAACATGGCACTATAAGCAAGATTTAACTCACATCAACTTTTACTCAATCGAAACATTTGAGTGGATCGCGGCCAAGTTTAATTGGACGCTTGAAGTGATAGGTGCCGATGTGGTGTTTTTGACAAAAGCCGCTAATAGCTGA